In one window of Photorhabdus laumondii subsp. laumondii DNA:
- a CDS encoding aldehyde dehydrogenase family protein, whose product MKWYVKEALAINQAIPYEESINIEAGFGPTGLPHIGTLCEILRANLIKTELEKAGRTVNFYLISDDLDPFRKVPLNIPNAEQLTPYLGQPISKVPDPFGNFTSFSEMAEYQLMKLATEYEIECQLVRNSLAYQNGDYNDEIKLFLQNFLVLNQICKESTGSLRQRTYSMIMPISERTGAVLEHIIVTDVNPASGEITYYIPGDEVINKPGYEYGVEIREFYKNEILDQEQTISVLNGKSKLQWKADWGMRLLARNIHFEMHGEDLLASADVARQIAGALDRPIPRFYKYGLFLDDSGKKISKSKGNSFSLDDIRHLLTRDAIRTYLSKEPQRSSKFYVALAPHLNDQVNISQKDGKRLSFSKIARILHASKPASKLAAENFLNRYKKPGESISDQELEISYHYYIRTCENENQGLQNIKEEKYFSAIANSINSGEISTKDQLFQHIITTYEDHFSDDKSSQIWPLLYRGLFGDTKGPRIKTWLDLNCMQHILTHFSHPYKNPHKTPYKNPSQKNEENIVNNEINKSQKERLLKNSIEENKTYMTKLYSKINFTEIRKKCDELSSALQKNSEALVEALSGYQCKNVTEDEILRSIDVLNNIENNREYFKKKIYGVTSFLPLNQPIYASVCFGFIPSLMAENVCIRPPTAMHTHYKKFEAVINLSEFSPTLSISYEDKELFLSQRVKITDAVIFTGTPENALKVRKHFRKNTLFILNGAGHNPLIISKDADINLAVESAKRVVLYNQGQDCAGPNAILVHNDIYDLFKQRLISDLQNIEDRVGPYSDYKNIVGPNSDIDHSIKIASLFKVNRPYCTYGGEVNPINGMIKPTVFEKELSLGGNYKEFFAPVFFLQRYYQDQDLIHYFSDPLYSANAMYISLFGTSDYIHHQLSERLHLPDSILSNTDLHREEHGYLPYGGQGPAASCLWYEGNRINGSTLPQRDIYHYLIEPFDTPPTPKSEKRHCVQAGI is encoded by the coding sequence ATGAAATGGTATGTCAAGGAAGCCCTCGCAATTAATCAGGCTATACCCTACGAGGAATCAATCAATATCGAAGCGGGTTTCGGACCTACAGGGCTGCCACACATAGGAACCCTTTGTGAAATCCTCCGAGCCAATCTCATCAAAACCGAATTGGAGAAAGCAGGTAGAACAGTTAATTTTTATCTCATTTCAGATGATTTGGACCCTTTCAGAAAAGTGCCTTTGAATATTCCAAATGCTGAACAATTAACGCCTTATCTAGGCCAACCGATAAGCAAGGTGCCAGACCCTTTCGGAAATTTCACGTCATTCTCTGAAATGGCGGAGTATCAACTTATGAAGCTCGCCACAGAATACGAAATAGAGTGTCAGCTAGTCAGAAACTCTTTAGCCTATCAAAATGGCGATTACAATGACGAAATCAAACTATTCCTACAAAATTTTTTAGTGCTAAACCAAATATGCAAGGAATCTACCGGATCTTTAAGACAAAGAACCTACAGTATGATCATGCCCATTTCTGAAAGAACGGGTGCCGTACTTGAACATATTATCGTTACAGACGTGAACCCTGCATCAGGCGAAATAACCTATTACATACCTGGAGATGAAGTCATTAATAAACCCGGTTATGAATATGGCGTAGAAATTCGGGAATTCTATAAAAATGAAATATTGGACCAAGAGCAAACTATTTCGGTACTAAACGGTAAATCTAAACTTCAGTGGAAAGCCGACTGGGGTATGCGCCTCCTTGCCAGAAACATTCATTTTGAAATGCATGGTGAAGATTTGCTGGCTTCTGCCGATGTTGCTCGCCAGATCGCGGGAGCATTAGACCGGCCAATTCCACGTTTTTACAAATATGGGCTTTTCCTTGATGATTCAGGTAAAAAAATATCAAAATCGAAAGGAAATAGTTTCTCTTTAGATGATATTCGCCATCTGCTCACACGAGACGCAATTCGCACTTACCTCTCAAAAGAGCCACAGAGATCGTCTAAATTTTATGTCGCGCTGGCACCACATCTCAATGATCAAGTTAATATTTCGCAAAAAGATGGAAAAAGACTATCTTTTTCGAAGATAGCAAGAATATTACACGCATCAAAACCAGCAAGTAAACTCGCGGCTGAAAATTTTCTAAATCGCTATAAAAAACCGGGAGAATCCATTTCAGATCAGGAATTGGAAATAAGTTATCATTATTATATCAGGACATGTGAAAATGAAAATCAAGGGTTACAAAACATTAAAGAAGAAAAATATTTCTCAGCCATTGCCAACTCAATAAATTCAGGAGAAATATCCACTAAAGATCAACTTTTCCAACATATAATCACTACATATGAAGACCATTTTTCAGATGATAAATCATCCCAAATATGGCCTCTGCTCTACCGAGGGTTATTTGGTGATACCAAAGGCCCACGAATTAAAACATGGTTAGATTTAAATTGCATGCAGCATATTTTAACCCATTTTAGCCATCCATATAAAAACCCACATAAAACCCCATATAAAAACCCATCCCAAAAAAATGAGGAAAATATCGTTAACAACGAAATTAACAAATCTCAAAAAGAGAGATTACTAAAAAATAGCATTGAGGAGAACAAAACATATATGACTAAGTTATACAGTAAAATTAATTTCACCGAAATCAGGAAAAAATGTGATGAACTTTCTTCCGCTTTACAGAAGAATAGTGAGGCGTTAGTCGAAGCACTCTCTGGCTATCAATGTAAAAACGTCACCGAAGATGAAATTCTCCGTTCAATAGATGTCTTGAATAATATTGAGAACAACAGAGAATATTTCAAAAAGAAAATTTATGGTGTGACATCATTTCTCCCGCTTAACCAACCCATTTACGCTTCTGTATGTTTTGGTTTTATCCCTTCACTTATGGCAGAAAACGTGTGCATACGCCCGCCGACAGCAATGCATACACATTACAAAAAATTTGAGGCGGTTATTAATTTATCCGAATTTTCTCCAACATTATCTATTTCTTATGAAGATAAAGAGTTATTTTTAAGTCAACGCGTAAAAATAACTGATGCAGTAATCTTTACGGGAACGCCAGAGAATGCGCTCAAAGTACGTAAACATTTCAGAAAAAATACCTTATTTATTCTTAATGGCGCCGGTCATAATCCACTTATTATCTCAAAAGATGCAGATATTAATCTGGCTGTTGAAAGTGCAAAACGCGTTGTTCTTTACAATCAAGGGCAGGATTGTGCTGGTCCAAATGCCATATTAGTACACAATGATATATACGATTTATTCAAGCAACGATTAATCTCTGATTTGCAGAATATTGAGGATAGAGTTGGTCCTTATAGTGACTATAAAAATATAGTCGGTCCCAATAGCGATATTGATCACAGCATAAAAATTGCTTCATTATTTAAAGTCAATAGACCCTATTGCACCTATGGAGGAGAAGTTAATCCCATCAATGGCATGATAAAACCAACGGTTTTCGAGAAAGAATTATCATTAGGTGGCAATTATAAAGAATTTTTTGCCCCTGTGTTCTTCTTACAAAGATATTATCAGGATCAAGATTTAATCCATTATTTTTCCGATCCTTTGTATTCTGCTAATGCTATGTATATATCTTTGTTTGGTACCAGTGACTATATCCATCATCAACTCAGCGAACGCCTTCACTTACCCGATAGTATTCTGAGTAATACTGATTTACATCGGGAAGAACACGGTTACCTTCCCTATGGTGGTCAAGGGCCGGCGGCTTCATGCCTTTGGTACGAAGGTAATAGGATTAATGGCAGTACGTTGCCACAGCGTGATATATACCATTATTTAATTGAACCCTTTGATACCCCTCCCACGCCAAAGAGTGAAAAACGCCACTGCGTTCAAGCGGGAATTTAA